Sequence from the bacterium genome:
CGTAAGGGATTTCAATCATCTCAACATATATTATGTGCCTGGAGACCAGGAAGTTATTATTAAAAAAGCATGCATTATAAAAAAAGATGGAACAATAAGAGATTATTATAAATTCTCTGACGTGTCCACATCCAGCCCACAGTACAGAACATACTATGATTACAGAAGAAAAACCATTAAGTTTAGTTCTCTTGAAAAAGGGGATATTATTGATTTTGAATACAATGTCAACGATATAGGGGGCAATATATATGGTGATTACTTTGGAAATATGTTCCTGTTTAAAGATACAAATCCTATAATTTTTTCTAAATACATTCTCATTGCTCCAAAACGCCGCAAATTTTATTTTTATAGCCCAAAGCTCCATATCATTCCCCGAAAAATTTATGATAAACATGCAGATACTATTAGCTATATTTGGGAGAAAAGGAACATTGGAAAAATAGACAAAGAGTTGAGTATGCCTCCTTACCAAGAGATTACTCCGTATCTGCTTATATCTACATTTAAGGATTGGACAGATATGGCCAGGTGGTACGCTGATCTTACAAGGGATCAGATGGAATCATCTCCTGAAATAAAAAAGATAGTAGCCTCATTAACAGAAAATAAGAATACAGAAATTGATAAGATTGAAGCTATATACAATTATGTTGTTAAGAAAATTAGATATGTAGCTCTGGAATTCGGCATACATGGTTATAAGCCATATAAAGCATGCCAGGTATTTAGCAGGAAATTCGGTGACTGCAAGGATAAAGCTCTACTGATTATGACAATGCTTAAAGAAGCTGGGATTCCTTCAGAAATTGTACTTGTAAGAACAAGATCCCTGGGCAGGTTTGATTTCTCCCAAGCCTCTCTTGGCTTATTTAATCACGCAATATGTCATATCAGACTTAAGGGTGGAAAAGAGCTCTGGCTGGATGGCACTGCTGAATATAGCAGTATCAATGAGATACCATGGATGGATCAGGGGGCTCGTGTGTTTGTAGTAGACCTGAAGCGGAGAAAGGGCATATTATCTGAAATACCTGTTAGCGCAGGCATTCATAATAATCGCATTTCAGATAAAAATGTATTATTAAAAAACGATGGCAGCGCATACATTGGCGGAACAGAAATAGTTAGTGGAGCATTCTGTTCTGGAATTAGATACTTCTTCCAAATTCCTTCAAAGCAAAAGGAGGAGTTTGAAAAATTATTAAACACCGTATTTGAAGGTGTGCAAGTAATAAATATCCATTTCCCTGATTTATCAGGACTGGATACTCCTATAAAATACAATTATGCTGTTAGTGTGCCAAAGTTCTTAAAACCTGTTTCCGAAGGCTTTTCATTTAATCCTGTTATGTTAAGGCACAAACTTACTCAAAGGTATGCTTCAAGTAGTATACGAAAACATGATTTCTTACTTTCGTATCCATTTATGGATAACAAAACAACTGAATTCTTACTCCCACAAGGTTATGAAGCAATTCACTTGCCTCAAGATGTTGAGCTGAAAAGTAAATTCGGCTCTCTATCAATGATATATGGTAAATTACCTGATAAGATTATAGTTAAAATAAAGCTTCAGTTAGATGTCTCAAGAGTTTTGCCTGAAGAGTATTCAGAATTTCGCAAATTTGTTGCAGACGTAGATAAGAACGAAAACAAGGAAATAATAATTAAAAAGATACCTGTGGCTGAATGATGAAAACAAGAAGAAAGAGACAACTTTGGAAACTTGAAGTCGCAGTTGTTCTAGCCGGAGTAGTTATGCTTATCTCTTTAGCTGACTGTAACTCGCTAAAACTCATTACATTTACTGACATACAAGGACATACTGAACCAACAGTTGTGGTAAAAAAAGAATATAGTTATCAAGAAATGCTAAAGGTTATTAAATCAGCTAAAGAATCTCTATGGATCTGCGACATTAAATATGAAGATAATCTTTCAGATGAGGTCAATCCCGGAATAGTTAATACAATTCTTCAAGCGGAGCAGCGTGGAGTAGATGTCAGAATTATGCACAGAGAGACAGGTACTCTCTGGCTTAATAAATTAAGGAGAGCGGGAATTGTAAATATCTTGGTCCCTCCGTGTGAAAGCAAGATGGTAAGAGAGAAATCAAAATATGTAATCGCAGATAAAAAAGTTGTGTTTGTGCAGGACGACAAGCTTGATCATCGTCCAAGAATAATAAGGCACTATTCGCGTGTTAGAGATTATATCATAGATTTTAGTGAGAGGTGGAATGAATCAGAGAGGAGAATTAGAAAATATGGTAACTAAATTAGTATATCTAAAATTGGGTTTATTGAGTCTTTTGGTCTTTTTATTAACAGGGTGCGCTTGTATCCCCGGAGGTATTTCAGCTTCAAGTACGCCTCTTAACAATAGGCCATATCATATACTTGGGCATACCTCGGCAACTGATAGTAGATTTCTTATACTGGGATTTATACCAGTAACAGGAAGTAACTCAACAAGAGACGCGCTTAATGAGGCAATTAAGGATGCTGGAGCTGATGCGTTAATTGATGTAACGGTAGAAGCATATGGACAATGGTTTATACTATTTTCCAGGGTAGTAACAAAAGTAGAAGGAATTGGTATTCGGTTTGAGCATTATAAGCAAGAGCCTGAGAATATAGGCGTAAAGAGCAAAAATACGGATAGTGAAGCTATTGCAGATTATATTACAGAAGCAGTAAAAGAAAAGAGAGAAAGAGAGAGCAAAAAGCAAAAGCAGAAAACGGATCCTGAAAAAACGGGAATGTGGGATAAGATTAAAATTGATTAACGTAGGAGCTCAAAAATGAAAGCACATAGCAAGTATTTGACAATCCTGTGTTTATTTCTGGTAGTTTCAATAGTTGGTTGCGGCGTAATTAAGAAACGTCCATCTAACGATCTTATTCGAGGCGCGTTAAAGTACAAATTACCTCCAGCGCTGAAAATAGTAGATTTGAAAGCAGATGAATGGAGTTCATCAGGTAAACTCGGAGAAATTATCACTATTTTTTCTGCGCAGGTTATTCCTAAAGAAGACCTTGTAGAACAGGTCGATTATATTGAAGGGACTTCCATTGTAAAGATTGTTTTTCCAAAAACAAAAAGCGTTCCAATTAGTGGTAAGGCGTTTGCCAAACAATTTGGAGATCAATGGGAAGTTCAAGTAGAAATTAGCGAAAAGCACAAAGTGCTGTATTTTGTAGAAGAACCAATATCAAAATATCAACCGGCAATTCTAGCAGGAAGCAAAGAAGCAGAGAAATTAAAATTAGCGGAGATAAACAAAAATTTGCTTATAGAGTCTAAAAAACTTGATGCAGAAAAGAAGTTGGAAGAAAAAAAAGAGCAAATAAGACAGCAACAGCTTGAAGAAGAAGGACAAAGGGATCTTGTTTTACGAAGCAAAATGTTCTCAGCAATAATCAATGCACCAGGTCTTGTTGGAGGGCCAGAGAAAAAGATACGCGATTGGTATATCTTTATTGAAAACAAAGATCCTAAAAAACTTCTTTTTACCGGTACTATTATTAAAGAACTTATAATTGGTGGATCTGTCCCTTTTTCGGGTAGAATTGAAAAGGGTGGGATAGCAGTCTTGGAAACAGTTGCCGATGACGAAACAAAAAATATTATACTTAACCAGGTAGATGTAACCGGCCGTGTGACAGGAAGATACTTTGCTTTTATGCCAATATCAGAAAATAAGGCAAAAGAAGTAAAAGGAACATTAGAATATATGAAAGCATGGGGCGAAAGAGATTTTATTATTAAAACACTGAGTAAAGAGGACGCCATACTACTTCTTGATCAAACTGAGTATTATACTCCAAAGGGAACAGCAACGAATTCAAGTTATCAAGATCATTCTATGATGTTAGATAATGATTTTAGTACATGGCAGCGTTTAGGTGATAAAACTGGATGGCTTAATGTTTATTTTAAAACGCCGCAAAAATGTATGGGAATTTTGTTATACAGACCCGGTTCCAAAACAATAATCAAATCCGCAAATATAAAGATTAATAATGGGAAAAGGATTTCCTTCTCAACTACAGCAGAAAAAGGGAGTCTTTTAATTCCTTTCACAAAAGAGGAATCTATTAAAAACATTAGGATAAATATTATCCAATCGGATAAAATCACTGGATTTGCAGAAATAGTTTTTATTTCTCGCTTGAAAGATAATAAGGGAAACTAAAATAAGAATAAACAAGCAGGAGGGAAAATGGAACAAAAAAAGGTTAAAAAATTTTCGCATTCGCTTTTTGGAATTATCCTTATTTGTTTTTTATTACCGTTTATAAGTGTTTCTTGTAACGGTCAGAAGTGTCTAACTTTAAGTGGGAGACAACTGATTACTGGCACAACTATTAAATATCCAAGTGGATTTGGTTATACCCAAGAGCAGAAAATAGATGGAGAGCCACTGGCACTAATAGTCTTTCTGTGCGCTACTGGTGGTTTATTATTGAGCTTTGCAAAACATAAAAGCGGAATTATCGGCACTACAATCAGTGGCGTTGCTGGCTTAATAGCCCTTTTGTCGCTTAAAGGAAAACTTAACAATGATATTGCAAGGGAAGGTATGGGATCTTATTTTGAATATCTTATAGGATATCAACTAATGTTGCTGTGCTTTCTTTTAGCTATAGGCTTAAGTATTTATCTTATTATAAATTATAAAGGGAACGAAAAGTTGTGAGTGATGGTTGGGGCGTTTTTTATTGTATTTGTTTTTTGATTTATTTCATTCCTACGTTTGTTGCGTTTTCCAGAGACCATGAAAATAAGGGGTGGATTACGTTGGTTAATATCATAATTGGTTGGACTGGTCTTGGTTGGCTAGCAGTGCTTCTCTGGGCAGGATTAGGAAATAAAGCGCAGAGGATTAAATCTTCTAATGAAGGGTCGAATGAGAAATGATGAAAAGAAAGGACAGTTTTAGATGAGATTATTTAAAATGTATTGGTTTAGATATTAAAATTATGAAAACCGAAGAATTAAAGCTCATAATCAAAGAAGGCGAAGGCTTAACGGTTGAGTTTAAGGAGAAATACACCTCAAAGATTAATCGTGATATTGTTGCTTTTGCCAATTCAAAAGGCGGATTGTTGCTTCTTGGAGTTAACGACAGTGGGAAAATAGTCGGTGAGATGCTAACGAACAAGATGAAATCTGAAATAAATACGATTGCCAGAAATTGTGAGCCGTCAATCCACATTAAGAAAATTCAGCAGGCTGAAGAGATTGTTGTTGTTGAGATCGCCGAAGGAGATGAAAAGCCGTATAGCTGTTCCGCTGGATATTTCCGCAGGCTTGACGCTGTTACGCAGAAGATGACACAACGAGAAGTGCACTCTATCTTCCGTGAGACGGGTACTATTTCTTTCGAGGACATCACTTGCAAAGATTTAAGCCTTAATGATATTTCATTTAAAAAAGTAAAATCATTTCTGCAGGTAGCGAATACATCCTATAAGGTTAGCAAAGCAAATATTCCTTCTTTTCTTACAAGTCTAAGCATATATAGGAAAGGCAAAATCAGTAATGCAGGGACGTTGATGTTTGCGTCTAAAGTTAAGAGATTTATCCCTCATGCAGAAAGTATTCTAGGAGCTTTTAAGGGAAGGGATAAGACGAATATTTACGACCGCAAAGATGTTCAGGATGATTTATTGACGCAATTTAATGAAGCTGAGACTTTTCTTAAGAAACATTTAAACGTAAGGAGCGAAATAAAAGGATTTAACCGTCAGGATATTTATGAAATTCCTCTGGACGCCTTAAGGGAAGCGGTAGTTAATGCGATAGTTCATCGAAATTATAGCATAAAAGGCACGAGTATATATGTAAGGATTTATGATGATCGCTTGGAGATAGAAAATCCCGGCGGGTTGCCTGATGGCGTTACAAAGCATAATTTCGGTAAATCATCAGTAAGAAGAAATCCAATTATTGCGGATTTATTCCACCGCATGGGTAAGGTTGAACGTATGGGCTCTGGAATTGATCGTATGAGAGATCTTATGCGTGAAGCCGGTCTGAAAGAGCCTGTGTTTGAAATGGGTGGGTTTTTCCGTGTTATCTTCTATCGCGACCCACGCTATTCGCTTAAAGTTGGAGAAACTAGGGAGAAAACTAGGGAGAAAACTAGGGAGAAAATATTGCGGTTGATGCAAGAAAATCCCGGGGTTACCACGAAAGAATTGACTGGAATGGTCGGGATAACTTCCAAAGGAATAGAATGGCATATCAAAAAGCTAAAAAAAGAAGGCTTTATTAAGCGTATCGGCTCGGCAAAAGGTGGACACTGGGAAATAATTAGATGAGATTATTTAAAAATTTCGCTCTAGTAATACTTATATGCTTAATAACAGCAAACGCAACTGCTGATTCTTTGTCTCGAGGCTGGAAGGCTCTTTATCAGAACAGGTATGACGAAGCCATTGAATATTTCTCTAAAGACATTGGCCAGAATAAAAATGCAGTGTCTGCATATGAGGGGATGGCTTTTGCCTATGAAGCCAGAGGTAAATATGACGAGATGCTGAATAGCTGGCTGAAAATATTAAAGGAGGATCCTGATTCTGCAAGAAGCACGGTTATATTGCAAAGCATGTTGAACTCATCTAACAAGTTTAATAAGTTAACGGATTATAAAAAAGCTATTAAGGTTCTTGCGAAGACATTAAAAAAAGGAATAAGTAATCAGAGAAACAAGTTTCTCATAAAACAGGTTATTGTAAAATTCTATAACCTCACTCATCAGTTAAAAAAGGCTGAAAAAATATATGCTTCTTTTGGATATGTAACTGAATGGGCAGTAATAGGTCCGTTTGGCAGATTTGGACGCTCATGTTTCTATGAGGAATTTCCTCCAGAACAAGAGATCAAATTCGATGCCAGTTATCAGGGATATACCGGAGAGATTCGCTGGAGACGTTTTGATGGCATCTTCAGAAATGGCTTAGTCGACTTTAAACAGATAGTTAAGCCAAATGTTGGATGTGCTTATGCGCTGACGTTTATATATTCTCCTTTTAGGCAGGATGTGATTTTCAAGCTCCAAACACCGCATGCTTGGAAAGCATGGGTCAACTATCAATGCGTCTCTGTATGTGACAGATATAAGAATTTCTATCCTCTTACTAATTCGTTTCCTGTTTCCCTGGAGGAAGGGTGGAATTCTCTGCTTATCAAGTCTGTTTGTGATGTAGAATTAGGCAGCTGGACACTTAAGTTAAGAGTAACTGACCTGAAAGAAAAAAACTGTACAAATCTAAAGTTTACGGATAACTTATCAACTGCGTCATTGCGAGGAGTTCCAAAAGTCCCGAAAGCTTTCGGGAGTACGACGTGGCAACCTGAAACTGAGTTGCTTCGGGAGTCTCTCCCTCGCAATGATATTGAATGTTTAGATGATAAAGCGCTGAATTATTACTATACCGGCATGCTTCTTTATTTCCAAGGACTGCAAGATAAGGGGATAAAATACCTAAAGAATGCGGTAGAGCTTCAGCCCAAATTCTCAGGATTTTTGTATGCAATC
This genomic interval carries:
- a CDS encoding superinfection immunity protein yields the protein MSDGWGVFYCICFLIYFIPTFVAFSRDHENKGWITLVNIIIGWTGLGWLAVLLWAGLGNKAQRIKSSNEGSNEK
- a CDS encoding helix-turn-helix domain-containing protein, which produces MKTEELKLIIKEGEGLTVEFKEKYTSKINRDIVAFANSKGGLLLLGVNDSGKIVGEMLTNKMKSEINTIARNCEPSIHIKKIQQAEEIVVVEIAEGDEKPYSCSAGYFRRLDAVTQKMTQREVHSIFRETGTISFEDITCKDLSLNDISFKKVKSFLQVANTSYKVSKANIPSFLTSLSIYRKGKISNAGTLMFASKVKRFIPHAESILGAFKGRDKTNIYDRKDVQDDLLTQFNEAETFLKKHLNVRSEIKGFNRQDIYEIPLDALREAVVNAIVHRNYSIKGTSIYVRIYDDRLEIENPGGLPDGVTKHNFGKSSVRRNPIIADLFHRMGKVERMGSGIDRMRDLMREAGLKEPVFEMGGFFRVIFYRDPRYSLKVGETREKTREKTREKILRLMQENPGVTTKELTGMVGITSKGIEWHIKKLKKEGFIKRIGSAKGGHWEIIR